Genomic window (Pirellulaceae bacterium):
GCATCTGGTAGTCGAATGTCATTCGACGATTCTTGCCGGCGCCTTCAATCGTTTCACGAAAATGCACGTTTTGACAAACGGCGGCAAGCGCCTCGCTATTTGCCAATTCAAGGTCATGTGTCGACACCGCGCCCGTTGCATTGTTCTGCACCAACCGACTCAAGACTTGCGCAACGGCAAGATGGCGTTCAATTGAATTGGTACCTTGCAGGATTTCATCCAGGAGGAACAACAGAGTTCGATTTGAATTGCCACGATAATCGCGTGATTGGTCAACGATCTCTTTCAGCCGCTTTAACTCAGCCATAAAGAACGAAACCCCGTCTTCGAGCGAATCATGAATCCGCATGCTCGTCGCGATCACAACCGTAGGAGACGAAAATGACTTGGCACAGATCGCACTTCCTGCCTGTGCAAGAATCGTGTTGAGACCGATCGATCGCAGCAAAGTACTTTTGCCCGACATATTTGATCCCGTCACAAGCAAGAACGTTCCCGCCGGCCCTAATGCAACGTCATTTGCCACACACTTGGATCGATTCAGCAATGGATGCCCCATCGCTTCTCCGCGCAACAATTCCCCCTCCGCAGCTTTCGGCCAACACCAGTCAGGGTGATCGTACGCCAACGTGGCTAACGATGCCAAACACTCTAACTCTCCGATCGCTTCAAACCACGGACGAACATCGTTCCGATGCCGGCGCTGCCAAACTTCCAGCGCTGCTAAGACGTGATAGTCAATCATAAAGGCGATTTGAAAGACGATGTGAAAGACGCCGAAGAAAGCCGATTGCCGCAGGTTGGCGAAGCGCATGATACGCGACAACGATTGCAAGGTTTTGCGCGGTGCATTAGCGGTTGGCCCTAACTTCGCCTTCAACTTGTTGATCTGATCACACTCGAAAGGCAAGTCAAGGATTGCGTCCAGCATGTGCTGATAAATCTGAACCTCATGATGCTTCGTATTAACAGCATTAAATATTTCATGAATTTGGCCGGTGTACATCACATTCACAAGCATGCTTGTGATCACAAAACCGACAAGTGCAACTCCCGTCGAAAAGGCAGGCGTGAGTCCGGTCAGCAACAGCACGATACAAACAGAGACAGCAAACGCCAGTAAACGCGTCCCCCATCGGATCCACGGCCGTCCCTCCAACCAAGTTGCTCCTTCCACCCAATCGATAAACGCGTCTGGGCCAGCACCACTATCCGCAATCAATCGAGCATGCATACTCAGTTCTTCTCGAAACTCCACCAGTTCTGCCAACGCCTGAACGGCTTCTTGGCGAGAAACCACTTCGTCCGAGGCAGCCGGTTCGAGCAACCAGTCACGCAGCATCCGCCTACCCATTGGCGTATACGCGTTGCACAGCAACTGATAGAGCGAGGCATGACCAAATAAATCAAGATCATTTGCGAGTGACGCGTGAGTCGTAGGAACTCCAATGGGTTGCTCCGATATGCGAGTCCAGTCCCGCTGAAGGCGATAGAACTGCTCACGATTGATACGACGGCGCTGACGTATCACCTTATCTCGCACAATAATCGATTCGTGATAAATGATCAGGACAAGAAAAGCAGCGAAGCTAATCGCCGCAAGCACGTAACAGGCTGAGGACGCAAAATCACCAAAACGCCCAAAAACCATGAGTAGCACAGTGAAAAAGAAAGTCAGTCCACGACAGCGGGACAAGATCACACCCATCCGTTCGAGTTCCACCAGTTGGGAATCACACGAGGCAATACGATCTTGATAGAACGTTTGGCGATCAGTCGTCATTAAGATCACGATAAAATCTAGAGGCTATCGATTCGGCGAGCAGGTCAGCCTAGCAAAGGCTCTGCAGATCGGAAAGGTCAGGCGGCAGCCACTTGGCCATCCACAGCCCGATTTTGAGTGCGACTCGATTCAGCAGGTGGGTTTCAAAAACCGCCCTCCACCAACCGAGCGTAAGGAAAGAAATCTTCCCAATCATTCAGCGAAACCTGTTGGAATTACGTTCGACAGCAGGATCTTTAAGTGCGATCAAAGCAAGCCTTCATTACAATATGTGATAAGAGTAATGACTCGTTGTAGGACCAAGGGGGATTCGATGACTGAGCAAGAATCGAATGCGGCGAAAAACCGCCAAGATACCGGTGAGCTGTGGAATGTTTTGGGCATGTCCGAACAACCTGCTTTTGCTCGGCCCAAAGCAAGGAGATTTTGGCAGCAAGCTTGGTTTCGTGTGACAGTCAGCGTGCTTATCATTCTCTTTCCAATCCTGCTTTGGATCCTGTCAATGGTTCGCACCGCAACGCAACCCGACATCATCATCGCGGGGGGGCAAGAGGGAGGACTGCATGCACGAATCGCGAGCGGCATCACCAAGCTCCACAATCGCAATCACTCCGCTCCAGTCGCTTCCAAAGGATCGCTGGAAAACCTGCGACGCTTACAAGTTCGTGATGTGGACTTCGCCTTATACCAAAGTCATACAGCACGTCTACTGGGCGGTAGCGATTTCACAAACGGGGCTGTCGAGGGTATTGCCAGACAATCGAACCAACTGCCCGATTACTTCCTTGACCGAGAAGCTGCCTTTCGAAAATTTCGGTCTGCGGACGGAGTAGTTCGTCGGGAAGACTTCGAAAACATCTCCAATGTACGCTTCATTGCAAATCTGTTTACCGAAGTCGTGCACCTCATCGTCCACAGTGAATCTGGCATCCAAGACGCAGCCCAACTCAGGGGCAAACACATCGCGATCGGCAGACCAGAATCCGGGCACCATGCAATTAGCAAGGTACTCTTAAACCATCTGAACCTCTCCGAAAATCATACCAACCTCTATTCGGCTGGCCCCTTGGAGGTCTTGCAGGACTGGGACCCAACAAATAAACGAAAAATTGACGCAGCTTTCTTTACCGTGGGCCT
Coding sequences:
- a CDS encoding TAXI family TRAP transporter solute-binding subunit; the encoded protein is MTEQESNAAKNRQDTGELWNVLGMSEQPAFARPKARRFWQQAWFRVTVSVLIILFPILLWILSMVRTATQPDIIIAGGQEGGLHARIASGITKLHNRNHSAPVASKGSLENLRRLQVRDVDFALYQSHTARLLGGSDFTNGAVEGIARQSNQLPDYFLDREAAFRKFRSADGVVRREDFENISNVRFIANLFTEVVHLIVHSESGIQDAAQLRGKHIAIGRPESGHHAISKVLLNHLNLSENHTNLYSAGPLEVLQDWDPTNKRKIDAAFFTVGLGTSQIEDILARGNCQLLPLPRIDALCLHEVFFAPKQIPLGLYKSANGYQPKTQAIESVGVTAMLLANKNVPKRIVEKVTVSILNDEFLRTHELDDLFHLDPVARRQFAQAKSEFEIHVGARGLYNPQEFNPDAFQGWEALYSLIASAVLATVVGGRWLMRRRERMQGHRLDAYLKSLLKIELRQAAFDAVPGQDDSKQLQALLHEVTALRQQALGEFSAHQLTDDPAHYCFLEMCHYISEKINSKLLRQRLDRQFQDLKLSLENHGELPSTKQE